A genomic window from Hyla sarda isolate aHylSar1 chromosome 8, aHylSar1.hap1, whole genome shotgun sequence includes:
- the LOC130283881 gene encoding NXPE family member 4-like encodes MLPSYVNPQKIEQEISGKWKMKISLRSALVVAVITSVLLLVFNQNKVQMPKINMLQLCTCQSTNTAPGSPGPMATDGEIEELFNKIDKRIPQRTIDDIVEATSAQESMAIITNPKSKYCIGDQLQVKVTANDYSGNRKSYGGDYLRARIYSPDTNSSASGSIIDNKDGTYLVKFTLFWAGSVHISVLLMHPSEAVSALWRAKNQGFANIKYTGNFTSATEYVNSECGFELDTEEEICRYIDKRDGEAFYCVKPKNYPCEALTHMNSVNRDHSYLTEVEQLLINRSNIGLEISKALKPVTVLNCGQDTLRPIEKCSLGSYYPIPSGYFHYNMWRPIHCQMGQFTENDKLKEFLKGKKLFLMGDSTVRQYIRHFAENLKIVDYFNHTEDEMQSWQKTLLALNQEKFIYIQWKKHTFPFVSKTFYSIKEDAYMARQIDRIGGGENTIIVLTLGQHFRPFPLRVFIRSAINVRKAVERLFIRSPRTKVIIKEENARDMDIDMERFSDFYGYVQYLLLRDIFHGMNVGFVDGLDMSIAYACDVIHPPLEVLENIISMSFTQAS; translated from the exons ATGCTCCCATCCTATGTGAACCCTCAAAAGATTGAGCAG GAGATTTCAGGGAAGTGGAAAATGAAGATTTCCTTGAGATCGGCGCTGGTGGTGGCAGTCATAACGTCGGTTCTTTTACTAGTGTTTAACCAGAATAAAGTGCAG ATGCCTAAAATAAACATGCTTCAGTTGTGTACCTGCCAGTCGACCAATACCGCCCCTGGTTCACCGGGCCCAATGGCGACAGACGGTGAAATCGAGGAGCTATTCAATAAGATTGACAAGCGAATTCCCCAACGGACGATCGATGATATAGTGGAGGCAACCAGTGCGCAGGAGAGCATGGCCATTATCACCAACCCAAAATCTAAGTATTGCATTGGGGACCAGCTTCAGGTTAAAGTGACGGCCAATGACTATTCCGGCAACAGGAAATCCTATGGTGGAGACTACCTGAGGGCCAGAATATACTCCCCTGATACAAACAGTAGCGCGAGCGGAAGCATCATAGACAATAAAGATGGGACCTACCTGGTAAAATTCACCTTGTTCTGGGCGGGGTCCGTACACATATCGGTATTACTCATGCACCCCAGTGAGGCCGTCTCTGCCTTATGGAGGGCAAAGAACCAGGGTTTTGCCAATATCAAGTACACCGGAAATTTCACGAGTGCAACTGAGTATGTGAACAGTGAATGCGGCTTTGAGTTGGACACGGAGGAGGAAATCTGCAGATATATAGACAAGAGGGATGGAGAGGCCTTCTACTGCGTCAAGCCAAAGAATTACCCGTGTGAGGCCCTGACCCACATGAACTCTGTCAATCGGGACCACTCCTATCTGACCGAGGTGGAGCAGCTTCTTATCAACAG GTCAAACATTGGCTTGGAGATTTCAAAGGCtttaaaaccagtcactgtcctcAACTGTGGAC aagATACATTGAGACCGATTGAGAAATGTAGCCTGGGATCCTATTACCCAATCCCGAGTGGATATTTCCATTACAATATGTGGCGTCCTATACACTGCCAGATGGGGCAATTCACTGAAAATGACAAGCTGAAAGAGTTCCTTAAGGGAAAAAAGCTCTTTCTCATGGGGGACTCCACAGTCCGGCAGTATATAAGGCACTTTGCTGAGAACCTTAAAA TTGTGGATTATTTCAACCACACAGAAGATGAGATGCAATCTTGGCAGAAGACTCTTCTTGCACTAAACCAAGAAAAGTTTATCTACATTCAGTGGAAGAAACATACATTTCCATTTGTGAGCAAAACCTTCTACTCCATTAAAGAAGATGCGTACATGGCCCGACAGATCGACCGGATCGGTGGAGGGGAAAACACAATCATTGTCCTCACTTTAGGACAACACTTCAGGCCTTTCCCATTACGAGTCTTCATCAGGTCGGCCATCAATGTCCGCAAGGCTGTAGAGAGGCTCTTCATCCGTAGCCCTAGGACCAAGGTGATCATCAAGGAGGAGAATGCCCGGGACATGGACATCGACATGGAGAGGTTCAGTGACTTCTATGGATATGTCCAGTATCTGCTGCTCAGAGATATCTTCCATGGGATGAATGTTGGGTTTGTCGATGGTTTGGACATGAGCATTGCTTATGCGTGTGATGTCATTCACCCCCCACTGGAAGTTCTGGAGAACATCATCAGCATGTCCTTCACTCAGGCGTCTTAA